Proteins from one Hyperolius riggenbachi isolate aHypRig1 chromosome 2, aHypRig1.pri, whole genome shotgun sequence genomic window:
- the CHAMP1 gene encoding chromosome alignment-maintaining phosphoprotein 1 codes for MDVLQNQLDCNRCPFHGSDYKSTQIHMGTIHPEFCEEIDTGGLGKLVFYQKSARLFHCHKCFFTSKMFANVYNHILDRHALPIKWNSETKPVEPKSEPVSDIESDKNDSESVASEDDKYVDEHNENKVTDPVKSEENDTLTSWPEKPPSRDNHDNSDSDFKSSSIEKASEISTETKDKESSSDPDLPDSESSSSSSSSNIQKASFVKVKGVKEFSDNETSSPSKDVPEFSDDEDEEPALPGGIPHFSEDDEVVPEAKDEEESSDDDALPGPIGGIEDISEDEIAPEEKPTGNMSEDEVVPAQSKELESSSEDEEPVSTICKDIEFSEDEEDEVPVIPKDIMDFSEDEEEESANIPKNAMDFSDEEETANATKNIMEFSEEEDTTNVSKHIMEFSEEGTSGLSKDIMEFSEDEEDTPAISKCIMEFSDEDDVLPQSKNMPKYLEGNSTPTQSKDSDYAEDVHASALKGSSPFSDDDETPDESTTDHKTFASTPGNLNTPPQVPGVLHVSEFKGTPWSKDRLETINTSDISPALHDTSEASDDKDGFLKEEEILKHVKRVKGRFHCLLCDCRPLKRGPILHHLITRHNMPSPFVCKTCGKTFVMETHLKNHLASHFKGLYKCHRCNFQTDHARGFKKHQTHCENRHKEEAMKPVLDFQDIHEDVSEED; via the coding sequence ATGGATGTCTTACAAAATCAACTGGACTGTAATCGTTGTCCTTTTCATGGCAGTGACTATAAGAGTACACAGATTCACATGGGAACCATTCACCCGGAGTTCTGTGAAGAAATTGATACTGGTGGCTTAGGAAAATTGGTGTTTTACCAAAAAAGTGCAAGATTGTTCCACTGTCACAAATGCTTTTTCACAAGCAAAATGTTTGCCAATGTGTATAATCATATATTAGATCGGCATGCTCTGCCCATCAAGTGGAACAGTGAAACAAAGCCTGTGGAGCCTAAGTCAGAACCAGTGTCAGATATTGAATCTGATAAGAATGATTCAGAAAGTGTAGCAAGTGAAGATGATAAATATGTGGATGAACACAATGAGAACAAGGTGACTGATCCTGTAAAGAGTGAAGAAAATGATACGCTCACTTCTTGGCCTGAGAAACCACCAAGTCGGGATAACCATGATAATTCTGACAGTGATTTTAAAAGTAGCAGCATAGAGAAGGCTAGTGAGATATCCACAGAGACAAAAGACAAAGAATCTAGTAGTGATCCAGATTTACCAGATTctgaatccagcagcagcagtagcagcagtaaCATACAAAAAGCAAGCTTTGTGAAGGTTAAAGGTGTCAAAGAGTTTTCTGATAATGAAACCTCTTCACCATCAAAGGACGTGCCTGAGTTTtctgatgatgaagatgaagaacctGCTCTACCGGGTGGAATTCCTCATTTTTCAGAAGATGATGAAGTTGTTCCTGAGGCAAAAGATGAGGAAGAGTCCTCAGATGACGATGCTTTGCCTGGCCCTATCGGAGGGATTGAGGACATTTCCGAGGATGAGATAGCACCTGAAGAAAAGCCGACAGGCAACATGTCTGAAGATGAAGTGGTTCCAGCTCAGTCCAAAGAGCTGGAAAGTTCTTCAGAGGATGAAGAACCTGTATCTACCATTTGCAAAGACATTGAGTTCTCTGAGGATGAAGAAGATGAGGTTCCAGTTATACCAAAAGACATTATGGACTTTTCTGAggatgaggaagaagagtctGCTAATATACCTAAGAATGCAATGGATTTTTCTGATGAAGAAGAAACTGCAAATGCAACAAAAAATATAATGGAGTTTTCTGAAGAGGAGGATACTACAAATGTATCAAAGCATATAATGGAATTTTCTGAAGAAGGTACATCAGGTTTGTCAAAGGATATAATGGAATTTTCTGAAGATGAGGAGGATACCCCAGCAATTTCAAAATGCATTATGGAGTTTTCAGATGAAGATGATGTTTTGCCCCAGTCAAAAAATATGCCCAAGTACTTAGAAGGTAATTCCACTCCCACGCAATCAAAAGACTCAGACTATGCAGAAGATGTTCATGCTTCAGCTTTAAAAGGATCATCACCATTTTCAGATGATGATGAAACTCCTGATGAGAGTACAACAGATCACAAGACTTTTGCGAGTACCCCAGGAAATCTAAATACCCCTCCCCAGGTACCTGGAGTTCTTCATGTATCAGAGTTTAAAGGTACACCATGGTCCAAGGATAGACTTGAGACAATAAACACTAGTGATATATCGCCAGCATTGCATGACACCAGTGAGGCTTCAGATGATAAAGATGGCTTTCTCAAAGAGGAAGAAATATTGAAACATGTTAAACGGGTAAAAGGCAGGTTTCATTGTCTGCTATGTGATTGCCGACCTTTAAAAAGAGGGCCAATTCTCCATCACTTAATCACCAGGCATAATATGCCAAGTccatttgtctgcaaaacttgtgGAAAAACATTTGTCATGGAGACACACTTGAAGAACCATCTTGCGTCACATTTTAAAGGTCTGTATAAGTGTCACAGATGTAATTTTCAGACTGACCATGCAAGAGGCTTCAAAAAACATCAAACGCACTGTGAAAACCGCCACAAAGAGGAGGCCATGAAACCAGTTTTGGACTTTCAAGATATTCATGAGGATGTTAGCGAGGAAGATTAA